One Schistocerca nitens isolate TAMUIC-IGC-003100 chromosome 1, iqSchNite1.1, whole genome shotgun sequence DNA segment encodes these proteins:
- the LOC126237779 gene encoding keratinocyte proline-rich protein-like codes for MPFALTKMELTALLLMLAVSLDKATCSSTIIKVPPIKPGEVNQTIVVNVPPTVDVTRTVQQGNDTSARLVLQPQPSPTGDCLLSDCDENDVGCDGLPPCGPFCPPEACSRVNCTQCWQAGFGGPCCWSCCSQYMPYTFPQQPLTTPQQRQLRPFFPYPLPEAIPLPQAQPVPFPQLRPMPIPRQQAIPIPQQQAIPIPQPQHFPLAQPQRIPISQPQPMPIPQPQPIPVPQSQSIPIQQPWPVPFPISVSQPYAVPQPIPYPQLQPQRQSQPQEVMYDIPQQCRPIPWWPFLQCPQPPSCGPWYNPGCVPQQPTWPNLCYTVHPC; via the coding sequence ACGAAGATGGAGCTGACAGCGCTGCTGCTGATGCTTGCAGTGTCGCTTGACAAGGCGACGTGCAGCTCAACAATCATTAAGGTGCCACCAATAAAGCCCGGCGAGGTGAACCAGACCATTGTAGTGAACGTCCCACCGACGGTGGACGTGACCCGCACCGTGCAGCAGGGCAACGACACTTCGGCCCGGCTGGTCCTGCAGCCACAGCCGTCCCCGACGGGCGACTGCCTGCTGTCCGACTGCGACGAGAACGACGTGGGCTGCGACGGGCTGCCACCGTGCGGGCCCTTCTGCCCCCCGGAGGCGTGCTCGCGCGTCAACTGCACCCAGTGCTGGCAGGCGGGCTTCGGAGGGCCCTGCTGCTGGTCGTGCTGTTCCCAGTACATGCCCTACACCTTCCCCCAGCAGCCCCTGACGACTCCCCAACAAAGGCAGCTGCGGCCGTTCTTCCCGTACCCACTGCCCGAGGCTATACCTCTGCCACAGGCACAGCCCGTGCCTTTCCCACAGCTACGTCCCATGCCCATTCCACGGCAACAAGCAATCCCCATTCCTCAGCAGCAAGCCATTCCGATTCCACAGCCACAACATTTCCCACTTGCACAGCCACAACGTATTCCCATTTCTCAGCCACAACCCATGCCCATTCCACAACCACAGCCCATCCCCGTGCCTCAGTCACAGTCCATTCCCATTCAGCAGCCCTGGCCAGTCCCTTTCCCCATCTCGGTGTCCCAGCCTTACGCCGTTCCCCAACCGATCCCATATCCCCAACTCCAACCTCAGCGACAGTCCCAACCGCAGGAGGTAATGTACGACATCCCACAGCAGTGCCGTCCGATTCCGTGGTGGCCTTTCCTACAGTGTCCCCAACCTCCCAGCTGCGGACCGTGGTACAACCCTGGCTGTGTCCCACAACAACCTACCTGGCCAAATCTGTGTTACACTGTACATCCTTGCTAA